AACCTCACGGCGAGACCGCCCCGAAGTCCCGCCGGTCGGTCCACATGCTCTGGAAGAGCCGCTCGTAGGAGGCGGCCACGGCCGGGTCGCGGATCACCAGCAGGTTCTCGTCGTTCTCGCCGGCGGCGGAGAGCGTCCAGTTGTAGCTGCCGGTGATCACCGTCCGCCCGTCGACGACGGCCACCTTCAGGTGCATCAGGCCGCTGTGGCGGTTCTCCTCCACCGGGACGCCCACCCGCAGAAGTTCGCGGACCACCGCCTTCTGGTGGGGGTTGCGGAGCTCCTCCCGGTCGGTGATCAGCCGCACGCGGACGCCGCGCCGCTGCGCAGCCAGCACGGCCTGGGCGATGCGCTCGTCGGTGAAGGAGTAGACCGCCACGTCCAGCGTCGCCCGCGCCGCGCCGATCTCCCCCGCCACCCGCGCCGCGGCGTCGCCGCCCCCGCGCGGGAAGAGCCAGGCCACGTCGCCGCTCGTGCCCCCCGC
The nucleotide sequence above comes from Bacillota bacterium. Encoded proteins:
- a CDS encoding phospholipase D family protein, translated to MRRGRMGGPLLALVLLAFLAGCGQASARVDRLYAGAPAGGTSGDVAWLFPRGGGDAAARVAGEIGAARATLDVAVYSFTDERIAQAVLAAQRRGVRVRLITDREELRNPHQKAVVRELLRVGVPVEENRHSGLMHLKVAVVDGRTVITGSYNWTLSAAGENDENLLVIRDPAVAASYERLFQSMWTDRRDFGAVSP